AATTGAAAACAgatatttcatatatatgtataacatATGACCAAATAGACTAACTTTGTTTATGGAACCAATGATTCGTAATCACAACACCATGTAAGCCAAACGCAACGAATTTCACCTCGCCTCGAGTCAAGGAGTAAACAGAACAGCATAATAGAGAAGCCCGAAAACAATCCATGAAATGAAAGGGAATGGTGCGTACGCACATAGTTGGCAACACTAAGGAGATCAACATGCATATCATCActttaaaatacaaaacatcTATACGATACAAGCATATATTTATACTATCATTCAAGGTTCATACAACTAGAGAGTAACATGCGCACACAAGCATTGCAATGAGGAAAGTATCTGATAGATCAAATGCAGTTACGGAAACAGGGGAATGACAAGCACGAGAACATTAGAGAAAGAAGATACCTGCAAGGAATGAATAATGCGTAGGTGAAGGACGTTGAATTAGGGGAGAAATGGGTGGAAAAAGCACAATGTCGAAGAAAATAGAACGTGGAGGGGCTTCCCCTTCACGGAAGGTTTTGTGCAGAAACCGGTAAGGGAAACCCTAACAGTTTTTGcgttttttctcttctttaattATGCTCTTCGAGAGATGAGAAGAGAAGGTGGTGGATAGTTAAACATGGAATCGCTTCAAAATCGTGTGAGTGCGTCGCTCTCTCTTTCCTTTGCAGCCAGCCAACACACGAATAGCGTGAGTAACGGATTCTCCACGTGGCCACCAATCCCACATGCCAGAATGCGCACCAAATATTTGTTTGATACCATGCCTTTGCCGTAACTTAATCCTCGAATCGTACGAAATGTCACGTCAGCGCATGGATAATGTTATGATACAAGAAAATACTTTATCGTATAGTTGTTTACTTTTACactgataaaaaaatactattatattttaacatttttttaataataaattataagttaatattttttttgttttgtatatttgaaacggataagttacataaatgttataaaaaaattactaaaaaaaattgttaaaaatatattttcttatcgAGAATTACTTCTCCTTTACATCTCTTGTAAATTGAATggtatattaataataattcttttaaaaatatctttaattaaatatttaaatgatacaAACTATTCATAAATTTACATTTACgtgaaattattttcttgaaCTGATTTATATTCACTCAGCATACCAAAGATCTCTGCTAACTTTGAAACAATGATACAAACTGTTCACAAATTTATTACTTTCGGCtgatttaactaatttaaaaaaaaatgtaaactgATTAAAAGTTGTAGATAGATAGAGACGAAGGGATATaagattgttatttttataactgtTTCACTAATCatagttatttattaattaataatgtatggttattaaattttgttcagttggtaataatattatatgtacAATTTTTGTATTAACTGGTCATGTAAAATACTCACAAAACATGTAAATTTTCAAACAGctttaacttttctttcatttcaattGAGAAGAAAATGGGTTTTAACAAAACTGTATCGATTTAAAATTGcgatattttatacttttattcttttgtttaacTGTTATTTACTTGataggaaataaataaaataaaatatccttttgtctaaaattttgtaattgtaTTTCCCCAACACTTAAGTATACcaaaaatatacttatatatttgCTGTATTGAtaaacatatgaataaaatgagATATAAATGAGTAATTAGATAATAAATGAGGTAATAAATTGCGTGAGCACGTAATTAGATGATAAATAAGTAgcaatatattataaacatcTTCTAAAAAAGCTTATATTAAATATGTcttaaaaagatataaacatctaactttatatcatttttacaCCACAAAGTTTTCCGTCATAGCAACATCTAGTATTAgtacatgaattaaaatatatatctatcatgcacacataatattttatgatcGATCATTTGGAAAGGATTTATCTCTTCAACAATATGAGCACAAGACatgcatcttttattttttatatattgttcaactttgactttattatattattaatataagattaagactcatatttaaattttcaataattttctcATAAGGTATTCTCTTTACATtgttatttcttccattaatCTGACTAGAATGTCGAAAACTTTTAAACCAATAAGTGCATTATATTCGAaagatcttttaaaataaaaaaagatacaaatataagtttacttaaatatatattacaaataaaggataaatgaaaataaatattatctttatcttcacCCAATTATTCTTCTCCTTTTGTATCTAAATACTCGTATACATATATAGTGGTAGAAACCATCACACCCAATAtgatagaaataataaaaaatatatatgagtGGAGtaattggataaaaataataaaagaatatggtTGAAGTAGGTTAGGATTATTCAAAAATTTGAAAGtgaagacaaaaaaaacattGGATTAGTTGGTCCATTAGAAGAAggtaaaaatgtaaaactagtagagaaaagatttgaaaaataagaagataGGTGCAaccaataaaaagaagaaaataataataatcataataataataataattttttttaccccAAACGACAtacataaaataacattaattttaaaatgttatccCTTATACTTATATCGTCATTGATATCTGTGAAACGTGTTTATCTTATCTTtcgttaaaaaaaaactttaaatacaaGAATTCATTTAAACCGATCACtaaaatgaacttttaattttgatactattCATGAGTCATTCAAAATGcgaaaacattaaaattgtaTAAGTTGACCGATGTAGTAGATGATATGGAGATCAATAAATTGAGtagtttgagaaagaaaaagtttactaagactatttttaaaattacattcatttaagtctcgtttttaataatataataatatatattacacttttaaaacaaaagatagtatacatatgattaaaatattattactttttaatgtCAAATGGACGTAATTTTGCTCTTGTGGTCTCAAAATATCACCACCATCGGAGAAAAAGGTTGACTAAGAAAATAGAGTCTTCAAAGGTAATCACGAAATCATCTCATTATTCAACGGCAAATTTTGCTCTACAAATGTTGAAATCGTCCTAAGAAttgctgttttattttttcttagtgtaattaatataatttcaaatattggTAACCATGTTATCTGTCTTCAATTTTCTCACCATTAATTGTTCATCCGGTAACTTCGTTGTTTTTGGTGATGATAACTTCCTCAACTAAATTtggtttttgaattttattttttttttaatttttcacatatattttGAGCTATATGAcctaaattcattatttttatttatcagcATTGAGTATACGCACTATTATTTATTCCGTCTccttattttcaaactttattataacccattatattttttactttttttcaattaatttagaatttatgGAGTATTCTAAAGAATATAGAAATTAATCAAACGCAATTTCAGACgtagattaaataattttctagTAATAACATTTCCATAAATTGCActtgaaagaatataaaatcataagtAGAAAGAAACTCCTCCTGAACATGATTTGTTGCAGTAtaatattttaggaaatattcATCACCCCTGCAATAATCTGGAAATGGAGAGCCACTCAGCAATTGACCCTGACAGATTGCTCACAAGTACAACCGTTATCGTTGACAACAGAGACGGTTGAATCTATAAAAGCCTTCATTCGCCGCATTGCAACTTTTAAGGTGGCTTCGGACATGTTGGCAAAACATACCCTAAACCACCCAGGTTCAGAGCAGTGGCAAGAAGAGCCAGGAGAAATGTTCAACCCAACATGGCAAAGAATCATCATCCAAAGCTCCTTTTCTGCCTCAAAAGTCGCAGAGTTTAACAAATGTCTCATGTCCACCCAACAGAACAACCCTGCATTGCTTTTCAAGCACTGAATCCCTGCATTTCTCAGACCACAAACTAGCATCTCCATGCGCCTCTTCACTCTCCTCTGATTCTCTTCAATGTAATTAAAAGCGAACTTCTTGTCCTTCAGCACGTTCGCCACCAAATGTTGAGTCTGTGATGAAACCAATCCAAAGCTTGACATTTTTGTTGCGGCAGCCAGCACAGTTTCGTTTTCAGAGTAAATCATCCCCACCCTAAATCCTGGTACTCCGAGGTCCTTGGAGAGACTGTATATTATGTGAGTACGATTCCGAATGTTGTTGATGCTGCTTGTTCTCTCGTTCACAACCTCCATTATGCTCACGAATTCGGGTGGGTCGAAGACCGTGCCCGAGTAGATTTCGTCGCTGATTATGTGAATG
This DNA window, taken from Vigna radiata var. radiata cultivar VC1973A chromosome 5, Vradiata_ver6, whole genome shotgun sequence, encodes the following:
- the LOC106760450 gene encoding 1-aminocyclopropane-1-carboxylate synthase 9, giving the protein MLSRKASEDSHGQDSSYFLGWQEYDKNPYHLIRNPTGIIQMGLAENQLSFDLLESWLERNPEIVGMKQDGVSIFRELALFQDYHGLPALKKELVEFMSKIRGNRIKFAPEKLVLTAGATLANEIMMFCLAHPGEAFILPTPYYPGFDRDLKWRTGVEIVPLHCSSSNGFRITSSALKQAYQKAQKLNLKVKGVLVTNPSNPLGTTMTKAELNLLVDFAIENNIHIISDEIYSGTVFDPPEFVSIMEVVNERTSSINNIRNRTHIIYSLSKDLGVPGFRVGMIYSENETVLAAATKMSSFGLVSSQTQHLVANVLKDKKFAFNYIEENQRRVKRRMEMLVCGLRNAGIQCLKSNAGLFCWVDMRHLLNSATFEAEKELWMMILCHVGLNISPGSSCHCSEPGWFRVCFANMSEATLKVAMRRMKAFIDSTVSVVNDNGCTCEQSVRVNC